In the Hevea brasiliensis isolate MT/VB/25A 57/8 chromosome 8, ASM3005281v1, whole genome shotgun sequence genome, aactcttatgtgtgatagaaaaataggctgagcaaataatgaaagaaatacatGCAAGAAATGTGTAGTTACCATATGAATTGATATGTTCTAGTTGGAAAAAATATTTTCGAAACATTTTAGGATTGGCGTTAATtactcccttatgttctttaaggttatcataGTACTGCAAGGACATCCACGGGGGCAACCCATTCTCTTTAGCAGATGGGACTAAAGTAGtgttatccattaagcaagaggtcaaatccttgagagtgatgctagaagctaagatcctagaaaatgagtgggcctagaagagatatgaagaactagctttgattgatgaaaagaggatgtgagccttgtatcatatgcgaGGCTTATCggaggaagatagctagagcctttaataagaaggtgaagccaagaaagatcaaagagggagacatggttgtgaaacaaactcggcccatcccttttgatccaaaaggaaagtttaagccaaactgggatggtccatacatagtcaaaaagatcttgccagAAGGTGCTGTAAGAATATTAGACCtggatgaaaatgaatttcaagaaccagtcaacttagacaagctcaaatggtactttgtgtgagacaggtccgctaggctgaaaacctgcaaaaggcggtctaggcaaaagtaagggtcaaagaaaaaagaacgaaagaaaaaaaaaagagaaaaagaaaaaagaaaagaaaagaaaagaaaagaaaaaaaatgctagattgaaaacctacaaaaggcagtctaggcaaaaggagagatgagagaagatctggatggaaaacctgaaaaggccattcggcaggttataaagcttatttctaactttggaaggttagaaatttagcaagactaaatgtaagagggagtaatggtgtacctgaataaataaagaagtttttattgcattaaccaggaataggttttattgaattatgattgtgaatgttttgtgtcttgagggatatatcaaaagattaagtaattgaactgcattgttttgatttaacctattgtcttgtgagcatgatagaataggtgcttgatatgaatattctggtgattgtctaatttcaaaaaaagagaaaaagaataagaaaaagaaaagaaaaaaagagagctcgctaagtggaaaacctgaaagggccgcttaggcaaaagttagagcaagcccgctgagatgaaaacccaaaagggcatttcaggcaaaacttagggcacagagaatgaagttcatggaagagaaatgagtcaaggcagaaatcatgggtggagagaagaaaaagaaaaatcagagagaaattatattgtgaccttaaggaagtcttttttggtgaataatttttctcaaaaaaatttgaggttataagaaagtttttgcaaaaagaagtcccccagaggactaagttttttttagaatctctagcaaaatcagcatacccatgataggaagtagcatacaggaagcataaaaatcagagagaattttgagacccagtcatcctaattttttttttcaaatcatgaattagatattttttggtaagtccttagacgttgtttagggcgcatgacatagttgtgtaaggcatagaagaacatgcatcaacatgtcacctgtgggtgtgtaaggcgtagaagaacatgcatcaccacagtttcaaatgtcgaactacgagggggtctgattcttcctcaggatagcgagggggatacgtaggtagtttaggatcgtggtcctaaatacgaacccacaacatttcatgatagatgtttttttggtaagtccttagacgttgtttagggcacatggcatagttgtgtaaggcgtagaagaacacgcatcaacatgtcacctgtaggtgtgtaaggcgtagaagaacatgcatcaccacagtttcaagtgtcgaactacgagtgggtctgattcttcctcaggatagcgagggagatacgtaggtagtttaggactgcggtcctaaatacgaatccacaacatttcaaaacacagagtttccattatcatgagaccgtagatagtctcatgatgcagagtgtatcgacagagtaagatgcattcgattttcacattacaaagttatcactgttatgagaccgtagctagtctcataacacagagtgtatcgacagagcaagatgcactcaattttcacatgacacagttatcactgttatgagaccgtagctagtctcatgacgcagagtgtatcgacagagcaagatacactcatttttcacatgacacaattattactattatgagaccgtagctagtctcataacatagagtatgtcgaccgagcaagatatacttgatcctcatagccaatgtttcatagttattagaaatttgagtttcactttgacgaaacttgagcaatgctttcgcattgatttcaactttcgccaaagtagggggcaaactgtagacccttattttgtgatgagtatgtgcattgaggccgtgggaaacccgatgatgaaaaattatatatgactgtaagatgtaattggaggcatggagctgaattattaattccgtggcatgatcttgaaaaaaataaaaataataataaaattttggggaaattaatttaattaaatttaaataaaattttattttgtttaaatttaatatgggtaattcttaaatggatctaattaagtttaattgggctctatgggcctaagaaagcctagttaggaattttaaatgggacccatttaattattttctaaaaattaaaataacaaaatatctctctcctccttgaccccactctcttcctcactccctattggtgccttccattttttcctgtcttcctattggttgaaacacctcacccatatcccagtcttattcgaactctgcaattgtagttgtttaaatcatctaaactttatcatcctaagactccaaaccctatcacacctctctcccaaaaccctataaataccctactagagaagagaagatgggggggaaagaggaagagaaaattcaaagctataagaaatttagagatattcaagactctttgagttcttccttattttttcttttcttcaagaagattttcatacaagatttctagaaggtcagtttttattgttttcttttcaagatctatgccacacaatattttaattctatgctctttgtcttcaatttattttatatgttcatattgatcatgtaatcatgtttaatttgaggggatacacaactctgcatatGTTTAGTttttgtctctcgtatttttattatttttctttattttccaaatctgtaaaaaatttgtaaaaattatattcatattctacacgaaattccattaattttaggctcaagaatcactaaaaaatctttaatattttataagttatggctgtttgaagttagggttcctgtaaaatctgatttgcaggatatccgacttgtggagcccatatctcccttgttccttaatatttttgtgcaaatctagtgtctaaaattaacttcagaatcttatgaatcttttccaattggttttgcattcatatcttttgtggttaatgagttatgaattttacaaaaaagtagtacgattctgtcacgtagaagagttacgatttatgtagatcattcggctagggttttgtttgatttataaattttatgttactgtatgatatgtaggctatcttctgtaatttttttatgatttttaggcatgtttaactatttttaaaaaatcaaatttcttgctactgttaatctgccagaatttgaaaattgtatatttatgcatgttcttgtattttcttaggttttaattgatatttgatctattttctgtattcttttaattcaagaagtgttataaagtgtttggatcatgttagaagacttagaccattaggtagttgtaactaattaggaatcttaaccctttaggagactagagttagaatccaatgtaaattgttattaatgttttctttatttcttttattttctttagtttctttattttttattacaaacaaaattggtaagtagccctaaggtaagtaccaaagagggcatttgcatggagcttatatggagctaaacgggagtaagccagggatatcattgctatactagaagagaagacccttttttaagggtagcttgccccaatggcaactgcatttaccaacaggtaagtagccctaaacttctcgaataaccattggtatgaaattgtagtaataatagaacttttatttggtaaattaaaattaactttgtttttaatttaactgacttttgcatgtaattaatttaaataaatactttgtaaattaaaattaatcttgtttgtaaattaaactaatattggcatgtaaaataaatttaatttaatacttggtaattgtaaaataaatttgcatgttagaaatctttattaggttgtgattgtttgggacttatgtgatattagaataaattacacatgtacataattaacttagttcaattatccttagggtaacttggtgaaaattaattaattaggttaaatagaaacatagggttatttgaaattgaatttgtttgtaaattaaattcccaataataaattaattttagtcatctggtaaatatcatttaaataattagcaaccccatagataggaattacttgtgcatgaaaattgtgtgtaaacaataaccctttttgtgaattacttgcgtgtgcaggattagaattgcatttttaggataaagtttaataaaggaataataaccaagacttctagaaacattagtagaggactgcactgaattaacgaggttagaccaggcgtaagggtgcCTTACACCTTACGATTAAGTACACACTATCCCGATCCtatacattgggctatggtaatgacggttgtggaaactcgcaaggagtaagttgccatccatgaccctcggaagaaacatcgaatatgtcccggttattacccggtggcgactgtctatctatgccttcgtggcataaatccttagtaccgtggtagtgttatgggaagacggtacttaccagtggtttgattctattaggattgtatgaagtgcatgtctaggaaatgctgtctaaggaggtggtacttaagtgagaccattgtgactccaccatctttcatgggcattacctggtgcattttatataattctaatggatgatatttcgcctcacgccccacccccaCAAGCCCAATGTTGAAATTTTTTAGAAAAGAAAACATATAGTTTTGGCCCATGGTTGGACTTTAAGACTAGTTTCAATCAATCcaattttgatcaattttagtcAATCTAGTTCTAGGCTAGATTGATTCGATTTTGAACTAGACCATGGCAAGGTCTATGTGAGATTACTCTAACTTCGGAAAAATCTATCCAAGTGCATGTTTAAGCACATAAAAATGATTTAGCTTTCAAAATGCCTATACTTTTGGGCGAATAAACCTTTTAGACTAAAGAATCTCGATACATAAATTTCAATGTCACAAATGATTTCTAAATCGATATGCAATAGCCCATTTGGATAGGctgttatatatattaatttagattttttttataacTACTAATTTAGAAGTTATttcatcataaaaataaaaaacaattctATAAATCTCAACGAAGATTCCACTTTGATGGTGGTAAAGACGATTGCCAAACCccggctcagtctgctgctcaatTGGAAAATTGAGAATCAAGTCTAGGGCTAGTTCCCCTAAACaactaaaaatattaaaactcgaCACAAAATTGGGCAGGTTTCAGTCATTCTTTTTGACAATTTTTGCACCAAATAACATCGTTTTGTGCGCATAATATTTATTGATTAGTGAAATGTAACAACTATTTATAGGGCAAAAAATACAAAATGGCTTTTTCTTTTTTCAACATCTCTAACATAATGGCGATCTTCGTTTTTCCATAATGTAACTGTCAACTCTTGTTATGAATAATGCAAGTTTATTACCAGTGtttatgaataaataattttgaaGAATGACTGTCTACTAAAAATTaagtaatattaattaaaatttaaggataAATTAAACATAGTTAAATATTAAAAGGACATATTTCTAAAATACAAGCTAATatactaaaaaataatttataaagaattatatatattaatttaatattaatttattaatggtTCTTTAATAGGAGATTGGGAAAGTAGAGACTCGAATCTGGATCTATCAAGTGAGTGATATATTTTCAGTCATTGGCTAAAATCAGACTAggcaaaattattaaaatttgatactTATTGATAGTTTATAATGTAACATTAATTTAATATCCtcatattaagaaaaaaaaatttaaagttaCAGGAATGTCGTATGGGATATTCTGGTTTTGTTGGTGGGAGTGGGGATTCGTTTGGTTTAGGGAAGGGCCGCGTGGTCCGTTCCAGAGAAAAGCGAAGGATGTTGTGGGTTTGGCCCATCACGGTGGCCCAGTTCACGTAAGGCCTTTTAtccaaaattaatattaaatcaaatACATATGTGATATGACgagagaatatatatatacacatatatataatatGTAGCTTAGCCATTGAAATTAGCCCTAACTTTCTGACTTTCAATAATCaagtcaattttttttattacaatgaAATCGCTTTATTTAAAATTTCCTATTAatacattaataaaatattaaattaattttttacacAGTCGAATTAGTTgaagttactttttttttttttaaggcaaGTTGCTTATAAAAAATTACAACTGTTATTTTgtacttttttttctttattttgtacTTCTACCACAAATGCAAATGGATAGATTAAaagggaaaataaattaaaataacataCAAAAAGATTTGAGCGAATCTTCATTAACTGACAGGGAAGAAATaagtgggggggggggggcggcCACCAGATTCCCAACCACCATGAACAACACTAGGAAGATACCATTACAAGATGATTTGTGTTTTCTAGGGGTAAGCATTAATTCAAACTAAACTACATCGaatcaaattataaaaattaaattacatgtTTAAGAAATCAAACCgagctaaaataaataaaaaatcaaatcgaattaaatcactctattttaattcaattcaaatcgatcagttttaattttttattattttttaatttaaatttaatttttaaattatttaatctgaTTTCGATCTTAATTTGAATCTAATAGCCattgaattaaatattttatatatatataattcataaattcctcacaaataaatcaatttaaaaatcaataaatttattcaatttgattcaatttaattaattttttctcttcaaaatcgaaccgaaccaaaataactaaaatttttataatataaaatcaaaccaaattatattaaaaatcaaaccaaattaccGAATTAAGACAATTCGATTCAATTTAAACCGAATAAGGCTCACCCCTAGAATTTTCAACAGCAAAAACTGAGTTGATTTTGCATCGATTGCAATAATGCAGCAAGCTAAAAAGTTAAAGAAATCTGCATAAAAATTATTCAGAATGCGACTCTAATTTAGTTCAGCATAGAAACAGCCACTCTATAAAGGAAAGCCTTAGCATAAGAAAGGCTCCATATATCAAACCCTCCCCAAAGCCCACAAGTGTTGCTCGGCGAGTCAAACCTTACATATAATTCAAACACATCAGAGTGAAAAAAACTACTTAATTGGGCAAGTACTGAAGCCAGGCAACAATGATCAGTGCGAAAATGAAAAGCTTCTTTGTATTGAAATGCTTTCCCACCTTTCTTAAAGCTCTCTACAAACATGGATAAACGGATCTTGATAAGCTAATATCTAGACCTTCAAAAGGCAGGAAATGGACATGCAAGTAAAACACAAACTATAGGAAAAGAAATCTAGAAACCAGTCATATAAGATTACAAAAGCCAATAAAACAAGAACCCTAAACCCATACTTCTAGGGAATGAAAACCTGTCAGGAACCAACGAATGTACGGAAGATGCGTCATAGAAATACTTCAATTTGAGGCAGCCCACCCAAACTATCACAAATGAAGAATCTCAAGACTTAGCACTACTATTACAATATTGACGCTTTAAAGCAGCAAGACAGCTTCACAATTGCAGTCCATGGCTCAAGGAGCAATCACAGCAATTAGCTTTCATATTCTACTCTCAAGCAACATAAACCTTAAATTAATCCATGCAGCTGGGGGATGGTAATAGCTAGCAAACATTAACAATCCCATTTGCTACATTCCGCTTCTCTAAGGCAAGCGGCTTACTTGCCATCGACGCATTCCCAGCTTTTGTAACTGGGCCATTCTCAGTAGGCTTCAGGTCCCCATTGGACTGAGCAATTGAAATGCTTCCCTGGGTCACATCACTCACAACCTCCAGTGTATTGTGTGACATATTTGCCACTTCTTTCTTCTCGTCTTCAAGCTTTCTTTCTAATACCTGCACTTGTGTAAAATATAAATGTGCAAAGTGTTACATTGACACAAGAATTCTCTTAAATGGAAGGGAATCACAAGGAATTGCCACATACTAGCTAAACAATTAGCATTTTAAAACAATAAAACCAAACAAAAAACATATTTATATAACTAGGGGGACAAAGAAAATCTTGCCTGTTTCTGGAACTGCTGTTGCTTGGCCTTCTTCTCCTGAATCATCTTCTGACGCTTCTCATAAAATCCAAAATCATCCAAAATGCATGTTTTGCTGGAGTGGTCTTTGAATATTTTGACCATTTTAAGCCCCAGCTCCAGTTTAACCTACAAAAAACCCCCCCAAGAAAATTGTTGTTTACAATGAAGAATGAAGAACAAGAAAAGAGAAAAACAGGTGGAGCCACGTATTCAGCTAAACAAGTAACTACCTCTTGTGTGTCCCTGCTGTTGGTTACAGGTTTGTTCTCATTGTTCTCAAGGGTGATGTGCTTCAATAAACTATTAGGGATATCCTTTACAATGTGCCACTTCAATGGGAAACAACCAGTCCACTTGTCCTGTTGCCAGTATTCCACATTCTTGTGAAAATCAACTGGCCCAACCATCTCCGCAAGGCCAACAAATTGCCCACTAGTATTTACCTGGATAAAATTCAAAAGAACAAATGATAAGGGCCAAGAACagtagttaaataaaaaaaaggtgGAATTCAAATGCATTTATATGCTCACCgagaagaaaagaaatacaggGCAGCCACCAGATTTCTGCTGGGCCTCCTGATATGCTGCATCAAGCTTCTTGTTCCCATTTGGCGTGCTGGTCCAGACATTATATTTTATGCTCTTATGGACATCATCCTCACTATAAGACTTGATAACAAAAAATTTAGCATCACTATAATCATCAGGGAAATCTGCTTTGTTATATTGCTCCTTGTCTGGAGTAGTAGCCATCTCATCCTTTCCCTCATTAACAGTTTCAATTGATGGAACATTCTGCCCCTTGACAACTAACGTGACAGGTGCAAAACCCTTTTGGTTCTTAAAACCCTTGGCCCTTGGTCCCCTATTTAGCTCATTTAAACCGTCAATACTATCATTTCGATAACCAAAGTAACCATTGTCTCGCCCTCTGGGTTTATATTTGCTGTCAACAGCCAACCATCCATTTGCATTCATCCTTGAATCATAACCAGTAGATCCAAAGCTCATATTAGATCTAAAAGTATTCCCATACTGACCATAAAACTTGTTTGGGTAAAAACCGTTCATGTATCCATGAGTTGATCCCACGTCAGACATTGGACCAGGTTGATGCAAGCCCTGTGAAGTGAAGCAACATAAACATATAAGAATAGATGCTAAGCAAAACTAACTTTACACTCCAATCACCCATGAGATTGTGTATGTGTATTTTCAGGTTGCTGAAAACCATGAAAGACACTAAGAAATGACTAAGACAGCATAATTTAAGAAGCTGAGGCAGTGGGCACGAATCCTGGTAACTTCTCATGTCTGCTAACAAGCATACTTCTCATGTCTGCTTACAAGCATACTTCTCATGTCTGCTTACAAGCATAGATCCATTAATTAACTACATAGCATGAAATCATAATTGACTGAAGCAATCAAcacaaattaaataataaattctgCCATCATCCAGACctagaaaatttcaaaaaaataattcaatttagaTACTTGAACAAATTTGCAAGCAGCCCATAGCCTACTAGATTATAAACCATTTTTGCCCACAAAACTCATTCAAAAGAACCATCAGTACCTCCATCATTCAGATCAAAATGACACAAATAAAGAAGACAATAGAATTCTGTGTACCATATAATTGGAGTTTTGCCGAAAATTATGGTTCCTCGAAGATGGAATATTATTAGCCTTCAAAAATGAAGTAACACCAGTGTTTCTGTACTTCCCATCAAAGCCAAATCTAGGATCTTGATAACCAGTAGCAGGCATACCACCTGGCAAAATACCCCTTCCATTTGTATTATTCAAATTCAACAATGAATTTTGATATGTAGGTTTAACGGGAATTGATTCATTGTTTCCCTTCATTCCTCCACCACTGACAATGGCACCAGAATTCCCTTTAGTGGTTTCAGTGGGTGAAGTCTTTTGGTCAGGGGCAGTGGAGGCAGTCAGTTCCCCTTGAGACGAGACTGCCTGAGTAGGGGTGAATGACCCACTACTAGCCGTCAGCGGCTGGAAATAAGGAGGATACTGGTAGTGTTGAGGCCCATACATCTGGCCATCATTCACCAATGTTGGAACTGGGGAAGTTGCAGGTGAATATGGGCCATACGGTGCATATCCATAACCATTATGATACATAACAGACCCATTATCCCCATAAACTCCCTGCCAAAAGAATAAGCACATTAAATAACTGTAAAAACTCAACTAGCATACTGAAAACTTTAAGGTAAGAAAGACTAAAATGATACATATTACAAATCCAAAGAAACTGCTATAACTAAATTAGTTTTTGACCAAGTATAAATACTTACTGATGCCATCTCCACTCCATCTGTATTTAAATATCTAGAATAGTTGTCCCACTCGTTACCAGTTCCATTATAGCCTGAAAGAATTCACAAGAATATCAATACAATGCTTAAAAACATTGTGGAAGCTATTTTATCCAGTAAGAAACAGCACACCATCAGTGCTACCAATATTCAATTTTCAAGATTCTTCAAAATTTGACCCAGGAATGAATTCAAAGAAGCTTCTATTAAACAAACTTCAAAAATTGAATTCACGAAATAAACTCAAAAGACATAATCGAAATAAACTCAAAAGACATAATCTTACTTCCGTAATAATAGGCAGGCGAGGAATAACCATTGGGAAGATAGCACATCGTTGGATCCATTAAATCTGGTAAAAATGGCGTCACCGACCGCTCAGATGACTGAATCTGACTATTTGCAGGAACAACCGACTCCGTACTGCCATATTGATAACCAGCAGTCTGCCCAAAAGACAGATATTAACGTTCCAAATCAAACATGCTGAGTCCACCCTTAAATCAAACCATAAGAACAATATCAAAgtcgataaaaataaataaataaataaattaccttCTTGGCGGACTCAGGAAATTCCAACGTGTTCGTTTGAGAATCTAAGGACAAATTCTGCAGCAATTCTGCAGCTTCTATAGGAAAGAAAAAGAGTGAAGGAAATAGACACAACATAGTTCTGTATCTAAACCATTAATTAAGTAAAACTAATAAAGCGGTAGCAAAATTCTCCATCTATTAACCATTTCCTTGCAGAgacaattatataataaaataaaatctataaccaacaaaaaaaaaaagtaatcaaTCAACACTGCAATCACTCTTAGAGCAACAGAGAACATAGAACCCAGCAAACCAAATCCTACCCACCTCAAATCGAGTAAATTATCACATccctaataaaaaataaaaaataaaaaaaaaagtaaatcaaGGCCACATATGAACAAAACAATAGCACATATCAAAAAAACCCTTGAAACAGAAGTTACAGATCTCGACGAGGATTAGAAAGCAATAGaaacaataaaaagaaaatatacccAGATCAGGAAATTGAGAAAGGATACTCTCAGGAGAGGGAGTAACGGTAGCCATAAGCGAATAAAATTGATTTTTAGATCTTATAGATGAAAACCTAAACCTCCGAGAAATAAGGTACAAGTAGGATTTAGGGGTTTGAGTGGAGGGAGAGAGCGAGAGGAGCTCGCAGCCGCCGAGGGGTAAAGGCTTGGAAGCGAAAAGGGTTTAGGTCACTGGGAAGTGTGATTCAAATACCGCCACGGCTCTCTCTTTGGGACCCTAcctctcaatattttttttagattattataatttataatatctaataatttccgttctcaaaaaaaaaatctaataatttcccaaattttgcaaaaaaaaaaaattattattattattattattattattattattattattattttccgttctcaatatttattattattattattacctaAAAAAAATTAGGGatgacaaagaaaaaaaaaacacccTTATTAAGAAGAGGAAATaatggaatgaaaaaaaaaaaatctgataaTAATATAttgtcttttatttttatttcttaaaaaataatatataaatttattattatttaaaaatttttaatttg is a window encoding:
- the LOC110641838 gene encoding YTH domain-containing protein ECT4 isoform X2; this translates as MATVTPSPESILSQFPDLAAELLQNLSLDSQTNTLEFPESAKKTAGYQYGSTESVVPANSQIQSSERSVTPFLPDLMDPTMCYLPNGYSSPAYYYGSYNGTGNEWDNYSRYLNTDGVEMASGVYGDNGSVMYHNGYGYAPYGPYSPATSPVPTLVNDGQMYGPQHYQYPPYFQPLTASSGSFTPTQAVSSQGELTASTAPDQKTSPTETTKGNSGAIVSGGGMKGNNESIPVKPTYQNSLLNLNNTNGRGILPGGMPATGYQDPRFGFDGKYRNTGVTSFLKANNIPSSRNHNFRQNSNYMGLHQPGPMSDVGSTHGYMNGFYPNKFYGQYGNTFRSNMSFGSTGYDSRMNANGWLAVDSKYKPRGRDNGYFGYRNDSIDGLNELNRGPRAKGFKNQKGFAPVTLVVKGQNVPSIETVNEGKDEMATTPDKEQYNKADFPDDYSDAKFFVIKSYSEDDVHKSIKYNVWTSTPNGNKKLDAAYQEAQQKSGGCPVFLFFSVNTSGQFVGLAEMVGPVDFHKNVEYWQQDKWTGCFPLKWHIVKDIPNSLLKHITLENNENKPVTNSRDTQEVKLELGLKMVKIFKDHSSKTCILDDFGFYEKRQKMIQEKKAKQQQFQKQVLERKLEDEKKEVANMSHNTLEVVSDVTQGSISIAQSNGDLKPTENGPVTKAGNASMASKPLALEKRNVANGIVNVC
- the LOC110641838 gene encoding YTH domain-containing protein ECT4 isoform X1; amino-acid sequence: MATVTPSPESILSQFPDLEAAELLQNLSLDSQTNTLEFPESAKKTAGYQYGSTESVVPANSQIQSSERSVTPFLPDLMDPTMCYLPNGYSSPAYYYGSYNGTGNEWDNYSRYLNTDGVEMASGVYGDNGSVMYHNGYGYAPYGPYSPATSPVPTLVNDGQMYGPQHYQYPPYFQPLTASSGSFTPTQAVSSQGELTASTAPDQKTSPTETTKGNSGAIVSGGGMKGNNESIPVKPTYQNSLLNLNNTNGRGILPGGMPATGYQDPRFGFDGKYRNTGVTSFLKANNIPSSRNHNFRQNSNYMGLHQPGPMSDVGSTHGYMNGFYPNKFYGQYGNTFRSNMSFGSTGYDSRMNANGWLAVDSKYKPRGRDNGYFGYRNDSIDGLNELNRGPRAKGFKNQKGFAPVTLVVKGQNVPSIETVNEGKDEMATTPDKEQYNKADFPDDYSDAKFFVIKSYSEDDVHKSIKYNVWTSTPNGNKKLDAAYQEAQQKSGGCPVFLFFSVNTSGQFVGLAEMVGPVDFHKNVEYWQQDKWTGCFPLKWHIVKDIPNSLLKHITLENNENKPVTNSRDTQEVKLELGLKMVKIFKDHSSKTCILDDFGFYEKRQKMIQEKKAKQQQFQKQVLERKLEDEKKEVANMSHNTLEVVSDVTQGSISIAQSNGDLKPTENGPVTKAGNASMASKPLALEKRNVANGIVNVC
- the LOC110641838 gene encoding YTH domain-containing protein ECT4 isoform X4, whose product is MATVTPSPEKAAELLQNLSLDSQTNTLEFPESAKKTAGYQYGSTESVVPANSQIQSSERSVTPFLPDLMDPTMCYLPNGYSSPAYYYGSYNGTGNEWDNYSRYLNTDGVEMASGVYGDNGSVMYHNGYGYAPYGPYSPATSPVPTLVNDGQMYGPQHYQYPPYFQPLTASSGSFTPTQAVSSQGELTASTAPDQKTSPTETTKGNSGAIVSGGGMKGNNESIPVKPTYQNSLLNLNNTNGRGILPGGMPATGYQDPRFGFDGKYRNTGVTSFLKANNIPSSRNHNFRQNSNYMGLHQPGPMSDVGSTHGYMNGFYPNKFYGQYGNTFRSNMSFGSTGYDSRMNANGWLAVDSKYKPRGRDNGYFGYRNDSIDGLNELNRGPRAKGFKNQKGFAPVTLVVKGQNVPSIETVNEGKDEMATTPDKEQYNKADFPDDYSDAKFFVIKSYSEDDVHKSIKYNVWTSTPNGNKKLDAAYQEAQQKSGGCPVFLFFSVNTSGQFVGLAEMVGPVDFHKNVEYWQQDKWTGCFPLKWHIVKDIPNSLLKHITLENNENKPVTNSRDTQEVKLELGLKMVKIFKDHSSKTCILDDFGFYEKRQKMIQEKKAKQQQFQKQVLERKLEDEKKEVANMSHNTLEVVSDVTQGSISIAQSNGDLKPTENGPVTKAGNASMASKPLALEKRNVANGIVNVC
- the LOC110641838 gene encoding YTH domain-containing protein ECT4 isoform X5, coding for MATVTPSPETAELLQNLSLDSQTNTLEFPESAKKTAGYQYGSTESVVPANSQIQSSERSVTPFLPDLMDPTMCYLPNGYSSPAYYYGSYNGTGNEWDNYSRYLNTDGVEMASGVYGDNGSVMYHNGYGYAPYGPYSPATSPVPTLVNDGQMYGPQHYQYPPYFQPLTASSGSFTPTQAVSSQGELTASTAPDQKTSPTETTKGNSGAIVSGGGMKGNNESIPVKPTYQNSLLNLNNTNGRGILPGGMPATGYQDPRFGFDGKYRNTGVTSFLKANNIPSSRNHNFRQNSNYMGLHQPGPMSDVGSTHGYMNGFYPNKFYGQYGNTFRSNMSFGSTGYDSRMNANGWLAVDSKYKPRGRDNGYFGYRNDSIDGLNELNRGPRAKGFKNQKGFAPVTLVVKGQNVPSIETVNEGKDEMATTPDKEQYNKADFPDDYSDAKFFVIKSYSEDDVHKSIKYNVWTSTPNGNKKLDAAYQEAQQKSGGCPVFLFFSVNTSGQFVGLAEMVGPVDFHKNVEYWQQDKWTGCFPLKWHIVKDIPNSLLKHITLENNENKPVTNSRDTQEVKLELGLKMVKIFKDHSSKTCILDDFGFYEKRQKMIQEKKAKQQQFQKQVLERKLEDEKKEVANMSHNTLEVVSDVTQGSISIAQSNGDLKPTENGPVTKAGNASMASKPLALEKRNVANGIVNVC